Proteins from a single region of Aneurinibacillus sp. REN35:
- a CDS encoding response regulator codes for MTDQKISILLVDDHKLFREGVKRILEMEESFEILGEASDGEEACQMAGDLQPDVILMDINMPKMTGVQATQRIKERAPESRIIILSIHDDENYVYKSLRSGAAGYLLKEMDSDALIEAINSVARGEAYIHPKVTGKLIGEFRRLSSIEHSHDENVLLSDVSELGGNDKESNILALTPREREVLQLMAEGKSNRMIGEELFISEKTVKNHVSSILQKLDVQDRTQAVVMSIKNGWVKLS; via the coding sequence ATGACGGACCAAAAAATTTCAATTTTATTAGTGGATGATCACAAGTTATTTCGTGAAGGCGTCAAGCGAATTCTGGAGATGGAAGAGAGCTTTGAAATTCTTGGAGAAGCATCGGATGGAGAAGAAGCATGCCAGATGGCAGGCGACCTGCAGCCGGATGTGATTCTCATGGATATTAACATGCCGAAGATGACCGGCGTGCAGGCAACGCAGCGCATCAAAGAGCGTGCACCTGAATCACGAATCATTATTTTATCGATTCATGATGACGAAAACTATGTATACAAGTCCCTGCGTTCAGGCGCGGCTGGATACTTATTAAAAGAGATGGATTCTGACGCATTAATCGAAGCAATCAATTCGGTTGCGCGTGGGGAAGCTTACATTCACCCGAAAGTAACAGGTAAGCTGATCGGCGAATTCCGTCGTCTTAGCAGCATTGAACACAGCCATGATGAGAATGTCCTGCTCAGTGATGTGAGCGAGCTGGGTGGCAATGATAAAGAAAGCAATATTTTGGCCCTGACACCGCGTGAGCGTGAGGTGTTGCAGTTGATGGCGGAAGGCAAAAGCAACCGCATGATCGGCGAAGAACTGTTCATCAGTGAGAAGACGGTCAAAAACCATGTCAGCAGCATCCTGCAAAAGCTTGATGTACAGGACCGTACACAGGCGGTTGTTATGTCGATCAAAAACGGCTGGGTAAAACTGTCCTAA
- a CDS encoding sensor histidine kinase, which translates to MPEANIDIHALDEIMERTVSSVEQSKEKIFDIAENAHKERNHISLELEALKDEIERVITQTDQLELRARQARQKLASISRSFRQYSESDIREAYEEASQMQIQLSLSRDKELRLRQRRDELERRHRNILHTIEKSENLISQMGLVLNYLQGDLKRVGIALESAQQQQLLGIQIIQAQEEERKRVARDIHDGPAQSMANVTLRSEIVERMLNQNRIDEAKVELRLLKELTRASLVDVRKIIFDLRPMALDDLGLVPTLRKYLEEFQKRHGVRAKLSLLTPERRLQNSIEVAVFRLIQESLNNTAKHAKASHVEVRLEFKKNAVNFLVMDDGVGFDQSTKAERPQFGIMGMQERVKLLQGKMKIESEEGKGTKLFFSIPLRIQENDNNHSSEQTTP; encoded by the coding sequence ATGCCCGAGGCGAATATTGATATCCACGCCTTAGATGAAATCATGGAACGAACGGTTTCATCCGTGGAGCAAAGCAAAGAGAAGATATTTGACATTGCGGAAAATGCGCATAAAGAGCGCAATCACATCAGCCTCGAACTGGAAGCCCTAAAGGATGAGATTGAACGGGTGATTACACAGACGGACCAGCTAGAGCTGAGAGCAAGGCAAGCGCGCCAGAAGCTTGCTAGCATCAGCCGCAGCTTTCGGCAATATAGTGAATCTGATATCCGTGAAGCATATGAAGAGGCTAGTCAGATGCAGATTCAACTATCTTTATCACGAGATAAGGAACTGCGTCTTAGGCAGCGCAGAGATGAATTGGAGCGCCGCCACCGGAACATATTGCACACCATTGAGAAATCGGAAAACTTGATTTCTCAGATGGGGCTTGTGCTAAACTACCTCCAGGGAGATCTGAAGCGAGTAGGCATTGCGCTGGAGTCAGCGCAGCAGCAGCAGCTTCTTGGCATTCAGATCATCCAGGCGCAGGAAGAAGAGCGCAAGCGGGTAGCCCGGGATATTCACGATGGTCCTGCCCAGTCCATGGCAAATGTCACTCTGCGGAGTGAGATTGTTGAGAGAATGCTGAATCAGAATCGAATTGACGAAGCAAAAGTCGAGCTCCGGTTATTAAAAGAGCTTACAAGGGCAAGTCTGGTAGATGTAAGGAAAATTATCTTTGACTTACGACCGATGGCTCTTGATGATTTGGGACTTGTGCCTACGCTTCGTAAGTATCTAGAGGAATTTCAGAAACGGCACGGAGTACGGGCGAAGCTTTCTCTGCTTACTCCGGAACGCCGATTACAGAATTCGATTGAAGTTGCCGTTTTTCGCCTGATTCAGGAGTCCCTGAACAATACCGCGAAGCACGCGAAGGCGAGCCATGTGGAAGTTCGGCTGGAATTTAAGAAGAACGCCGTGAACTTCCTTGTAATGGATGATGGCGTCGGTTTCGACCAGTCGACTAAGGCGGAACGGCCTCAATTTGGAATTATGGGGATGCAGGAGCGGGTTAAACTGCTTCAGGGTAAGATGAAAATCGAATCCGAGGAAGGGAAGGGAACCAAGCTTTTCTTCAGCATACCCCTGCGTATTCAAGAGAATGACAACAATCATAGCAGCGAACAAACAACACCTTAA
- the metK gene encoding methionine adenosyltransferase: protein MKKGRHLFTSESVTEGHPDKICDQISDAILDSILEKDPNARVAAETSVTTGMVLVAGEITTSCYVDIPKVVRETIREIGYTRAKFGFDADTCAVLTSIDEQSPDIAQGVDQALEAREGQMTDEQIEAIGAGDQGLMFGFACNETPELMPLPISLSHKLSRRLAEVRKDGTLAYLRPDGKTQVTIEYEGDKPVRVDTIVISTQHDPAVTLEQIQNDLKEHVIKPIVPTEFLDESTKYFINPTGRFVIGGPQGDAGLTGRKIIVDTYGGYARHGGGAFSGKDPTKVDRSGAYAARYVAKNIVAAGLAEKCEVQVAYAIGVAQPVSISVDTFGTGKVDEEILVQLVRKHFDLRPAGIIKQLDLRRPMYRNTAAYGHFGRNDLNVPWEQTDKAEILKKEASEYAAR, encoded by the coding sequence CTGAAAAAAGGCCGTCATCTCTTCACATCAGAATCGGTTACCGAGGGCCATCCGGACAAGATTTGTGACCAGATCTCTGATGCAATTCTCGATTCAATTCTTGAAAAAGACCCGAACGCTCGTGTAGCGGCGGAGACATCCGTAACAACAGGTATGGTGCTTGTAGCAGGCGAGATTACAACAAGCTGCTATGTAGACATTCCGAAAGTTGTTCGCGAGACCATTCGTGAAATCGGATATACGCGCGCCAAATTCGGCTTTGATGCAGATACGTGCGCAGTACTAACTTCTATTGATGAACAATCTCCTGACATCGCACAAGGTGTTGACCAGGCCCTTGAAGCACGCGAAGGTCAGATGACGGACGAGCAGATCGAAGCGATCGGTGCGGGGGATCAGGGCTTAATGTTCGGCTTTGCCTGCAACGAGACACCAGAGCTTATGCCGCTGCCGATCTCGCTTTCTCATAAGCTGTCACGCCGCTTAGCTGAAGTTCGCAAAGACGGCACACTCGCTTACCTTCGTCCAGACGGAAAAACACAGGTAACGATTGAATACGAAGGAGATAAACCGGTTCGTGTAGATACGATCGTTATCTCCACGCAGCATGATCCGGCCGTTACGCTTGAACAGATCCAGAACGATCTGAAAGAGCATGTAATCAAGCCGATCGTTCCAACGGAATTCCTTGATGAGAGCACGAAGTATTTCATCAACCCGACAGGCCGCTTTGTTATCGGCGGACCGCAGGGGGATGCCGGATTAACTGGACGTAAAATTATCGTTGACACATATGGCGGATATGCTCGTCACGGCGGTGGTGCGTTCTCCGGTAAGGATCCGACAAAGGTAGACCGTTCCGGCGCGTACGCGGCACGTTACGTGGCCAAGAACATTGTAGCAGCAGGACTTGCGGAGAAGTGTGAAGTTCAGGTGGCTTATGCAATTGGTGTAGCACAACCTGTTTCCATTAGCGTCGACACATTCGGCACAGGCAAAGTGGATGAAGAGATCTTAGTACAGCTTGTTCGCAAGCATTTTGATCTTCGCCCGGCTGGCATTATTAAGCAGCTTGACTTGCGTCGTCCGATGTATCGAAACACAGCTGCTTATGGACATTTTGGCCGCAATGACCTAAATGTACCATGGGAACAAACAGATAAGGCGGAAATTCTTAAGAAAGAAGCATCAGAATACGCCGCTCGCTAA
- a CDS encoding anti-repressor SinI family protein has protein sequence MSEKKREPLDNEWITLIKAAKEIGLRPEDIRDFLRKGAVAKRN, from the coding sequence ATGTCAGAGAAAAAAAGGGAGCCACTAGACAATGAATGGATCACTCTGATCAAAGCAGCAAAAGAAATAGGGCTGCGTCCGGAGGATATCCGAGATTTTCTGAGGAAAGGAGCGGTAGCTAAAAGAAATTAA
- a CDS encoding helix-turn-helix domain-containing protein — translation MIGRRLRQLRVEKGLSLSELAERAGVAKSYISSIERDIQKNPSIQFLEKIAAVLHVPTDFFLHADAKPAEQLDDEWEELVREAMDSGITKEQFREFLEFNKWRLHREKE, via the coding sequence ATGATCGGAAGACGGTTGCGGCAACTACGTGTAGAAAAAGGGTTGTCTTTATCTGAACTAGCAGAACGGGCAGGAGTAGCCAAGTCATACATCAGCTCCATCGAACGGGACATACAGAAAAACCCTTCCATACAATTCTTAGAAAAGATTGCAGCGGTTTTGCATGTACCAACTGATTTCTTCCTGCATGCGGATGCAAAACCTGCTGAACAACTGGATGATGAATGGGAAGAACTCGTACGTGAAGCAATGGATTCCGGAATCACAAAAGAGCAATTCAGAGAGTTTCTTGAATTCAATAAATGGCGACTTCATCGAGAAAAAGAGTAA
- a CDS encoding sortase, which translates to MGKRTVVLSISAVTLVLSLCVGVFSVLQILSSTWMTERALQQWEKKQTHAQFSGSDIIQEQKTQGSTARPRIVFPEGEVIGKIVIPTLHQEMPIVEGTSMGDLAKGVGHFKESVMPGARGNAVLAGHRDGVFRQLGEVGIGDEVSVQTLDGTYVYKVKSRRIVEEDDRSLTLRENDSVLTLITCYPFSYVGPAPKRLILSASLSTKKE; encoded by the coding sequence GTGGGGAAGCGTACGGTAGTTTTAAGCATATCTGCAGTCACGCTTGTCCTCTCGCTATGTGTGGGTGTATTCTCGGTGCTCCAGATTCTCTCCTCGACATGGATGACCGAGCGGGCTTTGCAGCAGTGGGAGAAAAAACAAACCCATGCACAGTTTAGCGGATCTGACATTATACAGGAGCAGAAGACGCAGGGAAGTACAGCTCGCCCCCGGATCGTATTTCCCGAAGGAGAGGTCATCGGCAAAATCGTCATTCCTACGCTGCATCAAGAAATGCCGATCGTAGAAGGAACATCAATGGGGGATTTGGCAAAAGGCGTGGGACATTTTAAAGAAAGTGTCATGCCGGGAGCGAGAGGCAATGCTGTTTTGGCCGGACATCGGGATGGCGTATTCCGGCAGTTGGGGGAGGTTGGCATCGGCGATGAGGTGAGCGTTCAGACGCTCGATGGCACATATGTATATAAGGTCAAGAGCCGTAGAATTGTAGAAGAGGATGATCGGTCCCTTACGCTAAGAGAGAATGATTCGGTGCTGACCTTGATTACATGTTATCCATTCAGCTATGTAGGACCTGCACCAAAGCGTCTTATCTTGAGTGCTTCCTTGTCTACAAAAAAAGAGTAA
- a CDS encoding TasA family protein encodes MSECTMRRARMRLFCLLLCAVWMTGSFGIEPVRAENITVDIGLSPAEVFMNVKNIKPGDTVTSTLTVKNNGNTEITYVSGAEFASGREDFYRLLTLKVEEGGQPLYEGLLNRFAGFPMSKLRPGEEKALQVTIGFPYEAGNEYQGASAVYLFVFAATAGTKPDHPAEPPTGGDGDSGSDRGSDSPSTVDDSSTKPDLIEETRITDRPIIPPTDTPQITEIKTPTPATPDLPPQTGVKNPPAAATGIPLPDTASPWFNILLLSVGAMMISSFSLWRAGRPK; translated from the coding sequence ATGAGCGAGTGCACGATGCGAAGAGCAAGAATGCGGCTGTTTTGCCTGCTGTTGTGTGCTGTGTGGATGACCGGCAGCTTCGGTATAGAGCCTGTTCGTGCCGAAAACATCACGGTAGACATCGGACTAAGTCCGGCGGAAGTATTCATGAATGTAAAAAATATTAAGCCGGGCGATACGGTCACATCCACCTTGACTGTTAAAAATAACGGAAATACGGAAATAACATATGTTTCCGGGGCTGAGTTTGCAAGCGGAAGAGAGGATTTCTATAGACTTCTGACATTAAAAGTGGAGGAGGGAGGGCAGCCGCTGTATGAGGGGCTGTTGAACCGCTTTGCAGGCTTTCCTATGAGTAAGCTGCGACCGGGGGAGGAGAAGGCTCTTCAGGTAACGATTGGCTTTCCTTATGAAGCGGGCAACGAATATCAGGGGGCCAGTGCTGTCTATTTGTTCGTATTTGCAGCTACAGCAGGTACGAAGCCGGATCATCCGGCTGAGCCGCCGACGGGCGGAGACGGAGATTCGGGAAGTGATCGCGGCAGTGATTCTCCGAGTACCGTAGATGATAGTAGTACGAAGCCTGATCTAATAGAAGAGACACGGATTACGGATCGTCCCATTATCCCGCCAACCGATACGCCACAGATAACGGAAATCAAGACCCCTACGCCCGCGACCCCAGATCTTCCTCCACAAACGGGCGTAAAAAATCCACCTGCCGCTGCTACAGGGATTCCACTGCCGGATACGGCAAGTCCCTGGTTTAATATTCTTTTGCTCAGCGTGGGAGCGATGATGATATCAAGCTTCAGTCTATGGAGAGCGGGGAGGCCGAAATAA
- a CDS encoding TasA family protein: protein MKSLQRKLYLMLFSLLLGALLATGGTVAHFYDEEKTTGEFEAGHVNLNDSVVEQEFKVHNIQPGQRFDHTFYLENVGSLDGYLSLRTSHYSTSVKKPDPPGHGEDPGGEEPGEEEPGAGSWDKSSIQVGALTGNCDQIRTVVTNSRDARDMKGAADYYVYWVPVTNKGNAKDGKIVAQGSYGPLTSGQSHTITYQPRSNPNGAQGKYMVKVMQRPGHPGKGEAWSGQAVIASCTAEMKADSAVAVGATTMSESEFEQRLAAITSVSSEEVDLGTQIKIHHIYIDGHDTLPLFKEAAGIASDEDIYISHLKKPDFKVNLNTVMKPGTSKKMKVEAQFIDTNRSQKEYEGASVSLVFGFELMQVREE, encoded by the coding sequence ATGAAATCATTGCAGAGAAAGCTATATCTTATGCTGTTTTCGCTGCTGCTTGGCGCGCTTCTGGCAACAGGCGGCACGGTTGCGCACTTTTATGATGAAGAGAAGACGACGGGAGAATTTGAAGCCGGTCATGTCAATTTGAATGATAGCGTTGTGGAACAGGAGTTCAAAGTCCATAACATTCAGCCCGGACAAAGGTTTGATCATACATTCTATCTAGAGAATGTGGGCTCATTAGATGGCTACCTTTCCCTCCGCACGTCTCACTATTCTACTTCCGTTAAAAAGCCAGATCCTCCAGGGCATGGCGAAGATCCGGGAGGAGAAGAACCTGGCGAGGAAGAGCCAGGAGCGGGAAGTTGGGACAAAAGCTCAATTCAGGTGGGCGCTCTTACCGGTAATTGCGATCAAATCAGAACGGTTGTCACAAATAGCCGTGATGCGCGTGATATGAAAGGGGCGGCGGACTATTACGTATACTGGGTACCTGTCACGAACAAAGGAAACGCAAAGGATGGAAAGATTGTGGCGCAGGGCAGCTATGGGCCGCTCACAAGCGGACAGAGCCATACGATTACGTATCAGCCAAGAAGTAATCCGAATGGTGCGCAAGGAAAATATATGGTGAAAGTAATGCAGCGCCCCGGTCATCCGGGAAAGGGAGAAGCATGGAGCGGGCAGGCTGTTATCGCCTCCTGCACAGCGGAGATGAAGGCCGATTCCGCTGTAGCGGTTGGCGCGACTACCATGTCTGAGAGTGAGTTCGAGCAGCGGTTAGCCGCCATTACGTCCGTATCTTCCGAAGAAGTGGATCTTGGCACGCAAATCAAAATTCATCACATATACATTGATGGACATGATACGCTTCCTTTATTTAAGGAAGCAGCAGGGATTGCCTCAGATGAAGATATATACATCAGCCACTTAAAGAAACCGGACTTCAAAGTAAACCTGAACACCGTAATGAAACCAGGTACATCCAAAAAGATGAAAGTGGAAGCGCAATTCATCGATACGAATCGTTCGCAGAAGGAGTACGAAGGTGCATCGGTATCATTAGTATTTGGCTTTGAACTCATGCAGGTACGAGAAGAATAA
- a CDS encoding TasA family protein: protein MGIKKKIGMAMASTALGAALIGGGTWAAFTDTEKVSNSYAAGVLDLQLNGVNGSALYQSALKNLKPGDSIEKKFSLKNGGTLSIKDVFLKVRYDGSAAGYTDGGANINGDADLGGVNTADEFASQINVKVRAGEGGLARDIYNGTLKDLNLLSQTADLTDPTPNHSLPALPVDSDPVSITLTFNENADNKYMKDEFKKIDFEFIAQQFAGTKFNDGDNIEKLNKEQTERR, encoded by the coding sequence ATGGGTATCAAAAAGAAGATTGGCATGGCAATGGCATCGACAGCACTGGGCGCTGCATTAATCGGAGGAGGAACGTGGGCGGCATTTACTGACACGGAGAAAGTGTCCAATTCGTATGCGGCCGGTGTGCTTGATCTTCAGCTCAATGGTGTCAACGGGTCTGCCTTGTATCAATCCGCGCTCAAAAACTTGAAGCCTGGCGACAGCATTGAGAAGAAATTTAGCTTGAAAAACGGCGGTACACTCTCCATTAAAGACGTATTCTTAAAAGTGAGATACGACGGAAGTGCAGCGGGCTATACGGATGGCGGCGCGAACATTAATGGAGATGCTGATCTTGGCGGCGTAAATACGGCTGATGAATTCGCAAGCCAAATCAATGTGAAGGTAAGAGCCGGAGAGGGTGGTCTAGCAAGGGATATATACAATGGCACATTGAAGGATTTGAATCTGCTCTCGCAAACGGCAGATCTGACCGATCCGACACCAAATCACAGCCTGCCGGCCCTTCCGGTGGATAGTGATCCGGTGAGCATCACCCTAACATTCAATGAAAATGCGGACAACAAATACATGAAAGATGAATTTAAGAAAATCGACTTTGAATTCATCGCACAGCAATTCGCTGGTACGAAGTTTAATGATGGCGACAATATTGAGAAGCTGAATAAGGAACAAACCGAAAGACGATAA
- the sipW gene encoding signal peptidase I SipW: MTIKKWISTSITILLMLILLVLAYFTVSSKLLGNKPTIFGYEVLNVLSGSMEPTFQTGSIIAVTSITNPSTLRAGDIITFVNEQEQKVTHRIKEVLGSGNTLQFITKGDNNKTQDPEPIIAANVVAKYENITVPYLGYVFTYASSKAGILLLTVVPGAFIILYQVFDMWKLLSRLEDEKEKKDATIKI; this comes from the coding sequence GTGACAATCAAAAAATGGATCAGCACGAGTATAACCATACTCCTTATGCTCATCTTGCTTGTGCTTGCTTACTTTACGGTTTCTAGCAAATTATTGGGCAACAAACCGACCATTTTTGGTTATGAGGTGCTAAATGTTCTGTCAGGCTCGATGGAACCGACCTTCCAGACAGGATCGATCATTGCTGTAACCTCGATAACGAACCCTTCCACCTTACGAGCCGGAGATATTATCACATTTGTCAATGAGCAGGAACAAAAGGTAACCCACCGCATTAAAGAAGTGCTGGGCTCAGGCAATACGCTCCAATTTATCACCAAAGGCGATAACAACAAAACGCAGGACCCTGAACCGATTATAGCAGCTAATGTTGTGGCCAAATACGAGAACATCACAGTCCCTTATCTCGGGTATGTATTCACCTACGCCTCATCGAAAGCAGGGATTCTGCTTCTGACTGTGGTACCTGGAGCCTTCATCATTCTCTATCAAGTATTTGATATGTGGAAGCTGCTCTCCCGTCTGGAAGACGAGAAGGAGAAGAAGGACGCGACCATCAAAATCTAG
- a CDS encoding helix-turn-helix domain-containing protein, which produces MIGRRIRHLRRIKKLSLSQLAKRAGVSKSYLSFIERDLSTNPSIHFLEKIANVLDVSVNSMLRSEAENTKEADVEWHELTAEAISSGISKQEFRAFIECRKWKKQSHEE; this is translated from the coding sequence ATGATCGGGAGACGTATTCGTCACTTGCGCAGGATAAAAAAACTATCCCTCTCTCAATTAGCCAAGCGTGCAGGTGTATCTAAGTCGTACCTAAGCTTTATCGAACGCGATCTCTCAACCAATCCATCCATTCACTTCCTTGAAAAGATCGCAAACGTACTGGATGTATCCGTCAATTCCATGCTTAGATCCGAGGCGGAAAATACGAAAGAGGCAGATGTAGAATGGCACGAATTAACGGCGGAGGCCATCTCTTCAGGCATCAGCAAACAGGAATTCCGCGCTTTTATTGAATGTAGGAAGTGGAAGAAACAGTCGCATGAGGAGTGA
- a CDS encoding flagellar brake protein, whose product MYPNLSQTIHLETGEGAKKKYLRATVLDVNEQAIIINFPIDEATNKIHFLMNGDRVAVVFTHEAKHGIEMYSFMTTVVGKAAGHIPHIVLQKPPKEEISRIQRRRFLRIPASFTVSVALFARENLNEKKHDMLLTTHNISGGGFRFSAAPHPDLRQGTLMKGTLYFEKDKNTVTEILFEGDIVNILPSDVKKEEMIFGVRFTKIANRDQEALIQYCFRKQIELHRMSNA is encoded by the coding sequence TTGTATCCGAACCTTTCGCAAACCATACATCTTGAAACGGGTGAAGGTGCCAAAAAAAAGTACCTGCGGGCTACAGTGCTTGATGTGAATGAACAGGCTATTATTATTAATTTTCCTATTGATGAAGCGACGAATAAGATTCACTTTTTGATGAATGGAGACCGGGTTGCGGTAGTGTTCACCCATGAAGCGAAGCATGGGATTGAGATGTACTCTTTCATGACTACGGTTGTAGGGAAAGCGGCGGGACACATTCCACATATTGTGCTTCAGAAGCCGCCAAAAGAAGAGATATCCCGTATTCAGCGCAGACGATTCCTTAGGATTCCTGCTTCTTTTACGGTGAGTGTCGCTCTTTTTGCACGGGAAAATCTGAATGAAAAAAAACACGATATGCTTCTTACAACCCATAATATTAGCGGCGGGGGCTTTCGCTTCTCAGCGGCACCGCACCCTGATTTGAGACAAGGAACACTCATGAAGGGAACATTATATTTTGAGAAGGATAAAAATACGGTCACCGAGATATTGTTCGAAGGAGACATCGTTAATATTCTGCCTTCTGATGTAAAGAAAGAAGAGATGATCTTCGGTGTTAGGTTTACAAAGATTGCGAACCGTGATCAAGAAGCGCTCATTCAATACTGCTTCCGCAAACAAATTGAACTGCATCGTATGTCCAATGCATAA
- a CDS encoding HD-GYP domain-containing protein yields MIDNLIGKIVKEDIVAYNGVCLLKKGTLLQKDHVTLLVRNRIFLRQEDTINQEESIIREATEQMKEIFEFTRDSNQVPLQEIEDVMAPTVQQLASNHDIFSLLSHLLEKDDYTYRHNIGVAVLSAMIGTWTNLTGEQLSSLTVAALLHDIGKVRISEEILNKPGKLTDEEYACIKRHAVYGYEILQNTKAAPDIYAIVALQHHEREDGTGYPHRLPSAQIDFFSKIVAIADVFHAMTSKRVYREAIPFYEVMNEMHKERFGKLHPELLHVFIHRMMLSLLGRPVLLSDGREGIVRFIHPSHPTLPIIESGSEYIDLHKDPFIQIQKIILE; encoded by the coding sequence ATGATCGATAATTTGATTGGGAAAATCGTAAAGGAAGATATTGTGGCGTACAACGGTGTCTGTCTGCTGAAAAAAGGCACACTGCTGCAAAAGGATCACGTTACACTGTTGGTCAGAAACCGTATTTTCCTCAGACAAGAAGATACGATCAATCAAGAGGAATCGATTATACGGGAAGCCACAGAACAGATGAAGGAAATCTTTGAATTTACACGGGATAGCAATCAGGTTCCATTGCAGGAAATCGAAGACGTCATGGCACCTACCGTACAACAGTTAGCGTCCAATCATGATATTTTTTCCCTTCTCTCTCATCTCCTAGAAAAAGACGACTATACATACCGCCATAATATTGGTGTTGCCGTACTCTCAGCTATGATCGGAACATGGACGAATCTAACAGGTGAGCAGTTATCGAGCCTAACGGTTGCAGCGCTTCTCCACGATATAGGAAAAGTACGTATCTCGGAGGAAATCCTGAATAAGCCTGGCAAGCTCACGGATGAAGAATATGCATGCATAAAAAGACATGCCGTATACGGATATGAAATCTTGCAGAATACAAAAGCTGCGCCCGATATTTACGCCATTGTCGCGTTACAGCATCATGAGCGTGAAGACGGCACAGGATATCCGCATCGACTTCCATCCGCTCAGATTGATTTCTTTAGCAAGATCGTAGCGATTGCGGATGTATTCCATGCGATGACCTCCAAGCGGGTATACCGGGAGGCGATCCCATTCTATGAAGTCATGAATGAGATGCACAAGGAGCGGTTTGGCAAGCTGCACCCGGAGCTGCTGCATGTATTCATCCATCGGATGATGCTTTCCCTGCTCGGCAGACCTGTTCTGCTCTCTGATGGCAGAGAAGGGATCGTTCGTTTCATTCATCCCTCTCATCCTACATTGCCGATTATCGAAAGCGGCAGTGAATATATCGATCTGCATAAAGATCCATTCATACAAATCCAAAAAATTATATTGGAATAA